One window of Hujiaoplasma nucleasis genomic DNA carries:
- a CDS encoding extracellular solute-binding protein has protein sequence MKKKLLSIFFLALFAIALIGCDGNGVVTEEPTGEVTTETPTEAPTEEPTQAPTEEPTQAPTEEPTEAPTEGPTEEPTEVPTGEVTTEVPTEEPTAVTTEEPTTGEDPNTDTAPTFVGLFPNQSYYLGSQDYDILDGVKAMDAEDGDITADIEVYGRYTLTRKGFYEVYVGVEDSDGNYIERLVTITVKELTEYSIPDELTTEPITITLYHSNGDTISAALNSYGQSFEALYPNITVVIEKSAATYDELRENTVNAIKGGTLPNIIQGYPDHVMEYIDYEAVIPLTPFIYHPTFGFNPDVVEESFLDIVLSYRQENSQYTTDGEYYSLPFNKSTEVMIYNKTLIDALIDEGIIDEIPNTWQGLFAIADDMTRVAVEDGGIIDQLMDVLNSSTDPNHHKTPAEIIAIKDNFIPISYDSPANAFITLTRQWGGQYTGLDSNRDGEILFDSPQTRAMLSYFFDYRDVVGEPGVFTIPGRWGIQYASDAFKTGQTVVTFGSTGGARYNTPTLVDVNNTTTTDDDILSFEFGVAPMPYNADMPENRTAIQQGTNMSITSAGTDQQKLASWLFLKYLTSKEVQLDFAKQTGYSPVRNTVYAEESYINFTNGFKEDGVTPEKGEMLMKAYAAQAAALQSEYLFFDQAFVGSSQVRADVEDAFGRVMLGTDGTKEQIIEDAIAAAK, from the coding sequence ATGAAAAAGAAATTATTGAGTATATTCTTCTTGGCATTATTTGCTATTGCATTAATTGGATGTGATGGTAATGGAGTTGTTACAGAAGAACCAACAGGTGAAGTTACAACAGAAACACCAACAGAGGCACCAACAGAGGAACCTACACAAGCACCTACTGAAGAGCCTACACAAGCACCTACTGAAGAGCCTACAGAAGCTCCAACAGAAGGACCTACTGAAGAGCCTACAGAAGTTCCAACAGGAGAAGTTACTACTGAAGTTCCTACGGAGGAACCTACAGCAGTTACAACTGAAGAGCCAACGACTGGTGAAGATCCAAACACAGATACTGCACCTACATTCGTAGGTTTATTCCCTAACCAATCATATTACTTAGGTTCTCAAGACTATGATATCTTAGATGGAGTTAAAGCTATGGATGCTGAAGATGGAGATATCACTGCTGATATCGAAGTTTATGGTAGATATACATTAACTCGTAAAGGTTTTTATGAAGTATATGTTGGAGTAGAAGATAGTGATGGAAACTATATTGAAAGATTGGTTACAATTACTGTTAAAGAATTAACTGAGTATTCAATTCCAGATGAATTAACGACTGAACCAATTACCATTACTTTATATCATTCTAATGGTGATACTATTTCAGCAGCACTAAATTCATATGGCCAATCATTTGAAGCTTTATATCCAAATATTACAGTTGTCATTGAAAAATCAGCTGCTACTTATGATGAGTTAAGAGAAAATACAGTAAACGCTATTAAAGGTGGAACCTTACCAAATATCATTCAAGGTTACCCTGACCATGTTATGGAATATATCGATTATGAAGCTGTTATTCCACTAACACCATTTATCTATCATCCAACATTTGGTTTTAATCCTGACGTTGTTGAAGAATCATTCTTAGATATCGTTTTATCATATCGTCAAGAAAATTCACAATATACAACTGATGGTGAATATTATTCATTACCATTCAATAAATCAACAGAAGTTATGATTTATAATAAAACCTTGATAGATGCTTTAATAGATGAAGGTATTATTGATGAAATTCCTAACACTTGGCAAGGTTTGTTTGCTATTGCTGATGATATGACTAGAGTTGCAGTAGAAGATGGTGGAATTATTGACCAATTAATGGATGTTTTAAATAGTTCAACAGATCCAAACCATCATAAAACTCCTGCTGAAATTATAGCAATCAAAGATAATTTTATTCCTATTTCTTATGATTCACCTGCAAATGCCTTCATTACTTTAACAAGACAATGGGGTGGACAATATACAGGTTTAGATTCAAATAGAGATGGAGAAATCTTATTTGATAGCCCTCAAACAAGAGCTATGTTAAGTTATTTCTTTGACTATAGAGATGTTGTAGGAGAACCTGGTGTATTTACTATTCCTGGTAGATGGGGTATCCAATATGCATCAGATGCTTTTAAAACTGGTCAAACAGTTGTGACATTTGGTTCAACTGGTGGAGCTAGATATAATACACCAACCTTAGTAGATGTTAATAACACAACAACAACTGATGATGATATTCTTTCATTCGAATTTGGTGTTGCTCCAATGCCATATAACGCTGATATGCCTGAAAATAGAACAGCAATTCAACAAGGTACTAATATGTCAATCACATCAGCTGGTACTGATCAACAAAAATTAGCATCATGGTTATTCTTAAAATATTTAACTAGTAAAGAAGTACAATTAGACTTTGCTAAACAAACTGGATATTCACCAGTTAGAAATACTGTTTATGCAGAAGAATCATACATTAACTTTACTAATGGATTTAAAGAAGATGGCGTTACACCTGAAAAAGGTGAAATGTTAATGAAAGCATATGCAGCGCAAGCAGCAGCTTTACAATCAGAATACTTATTCTTTGATCAAGCATTTGTTGGATCATCACAAGTAAGAGCTGATGTTGAAGATGCCTTTGGCCGTGTTATGTTAGGTACAGATGGTACCAAAGAACAAATTATTGAAGATGCTATTGCAGCAGCAAAATAG
- a CDS encoding carbohydrate ABC transporter permease, which yields MNRELFKKSNKIEKFTFIFDFISIIAYISLFLMIFGMLQLPLDPVTGEVSLEKVETVTYSYSLFGNIVSNDTMNLLMSLLVIFMIVSVPMFVVNIKKLRTRTIYEVDSYVAASKFTQAIINLLSLNIVGAVLRIWNMFVLIDFVKGYKPLDFFKSIIPAVKAKFKELTKKKEKLEDSDYDEATLTLKKNIRRQNIAYVFRLLFTYLFLIFMALIIVIPFYWMILTSLKSFTGATKLNPDFYISLSQMNWVNFKVVLEALNFGLYIKNTVIVAVFSTMGTIITTILSAYAFARIEFKGRELLFSILIMTMMIPGELFVITNFITVSKNGLGWIGSGNDQYFLAMIIPFITSISFIFFLRQNFKQIPESLYKAARVDGCSDFKYLTRVMVPIASPTIFTITILNVFSSWNAYIWPRIITGLDPITGKDYWLISNALRDASFVQEGTGRVMYNLQIAASTLVTVPLLIVFFAFRKYIMNGIGRSGTKG from the coding sequence ATGAATAGAGAATTATTTAAAAAATCTAATAAAATAGAAAAATTCACTTTTATATTTGACTTCATATCGATTATTGCTTATATATCATTGTTCTTAATGATATTTGGTATGCTTCAATTACCCCTTGATCCAGTAACTGGAGAAGTTAGTCTTGAAAAAGTTGAGACAGTTACCTATTCTTATAGTTTGTTCGGAAACATAGTTTCAAACGATACAATGAATTTGTTAATGTCTTTACTAGTTATTTTCATGATTGTTTCAGTACCAATGTTTGTTGTTAATATTAAAAAATTAAGAACTCGTACCATTTATGAAGTTGATTCATATGTTGCTGCTTCTAAATTTACACAAGCAATTATTAATTTATTATCATTAAATATTGTTGGTGCTGTATTAAGAATTTGGAATATGTTTGTTCTTATTGATTTTGTTAAAGGTTATAAACCATTAGATTTCTTTAAAAGTATTATTCCAGCTGTAAAAGCTAAATTTAAAGAATTAACAAAAAAGAAAGAAAAACTTGAAGATTCTGATTACGATGAAGCAACGCTTACACTTAAGAAAAATATTAGAAGACAAAATATTGCTTATGTATTTAGACTATTATTTACTTATTTGTTCTTGATATTCATGGCATTAATTATTGTCATTCCATTCTATTGGATGATTTTGACTTCTTTAAAATCATTTACAGGAGCTACTAAGCTAAATCCAGACTTCTATATTTCTTTAAGTCAAATGAATTGGGTAAACTTTAAAGTCGTATTAGAAGCTTTAAACTTTGGTTTATATATTAAAAATACTGTGATTGTTGCTGTGTTCTCTACAATGGGGACCATTATCACAACTATTTTATCGGCATATGCATTTGCGAGAATTGAATTTAAAGGTAGAGAATTATTATTTTCAATCTTGATTATGACCATGATGATTCCTGGTGAATTATTTGTTATTACAAACTTTATTACAGTAAGTAAAAATGGATTAGGTTGGATTGGTTCAGGAAATGACCAATATTTCTTAGCTATGATTATTCCGTTTATTACTAGTATTTCATTCATCTTCTTCTTGAGACAAAACTTTAAGCAAATTCCTGAGTCTTTATATAAGGCAGCTAGAGTTGATGGATGTAGTGATTTTAAATACTTAACAAGAGTTATGGTTCCAATCGCAAGTCCTACTATTTTCACAATTACAATTCTTAATGTATTTTCATCTTGGAACGCATATATTTGGCCAAGAATTATTACAGGTTTAGATCCGATCACTGGTAAAGATTATTGGTTAATATCAAATGCCTTAAGAGACGCTAGTTTCGTTCAAGAAGGAACTGGACGTGTTATGTATAACCTTCAAATTGCTGCCAGTACATTAGTTACAGTGCCTTTATTAATTGTTTTCTTTGCTTTTAGAAAATATATTATGAATGGTATTGGACGAAGCGGTACGAAAGGGTAA